From the genome of Fibrobacter succinogenes:
CATGACCGCTGGTTCCTGGACCGCATCGCCACGCACATCCTCGCTTACGAAGGCGATTCCAAGGTGGTGTGGTTCGAAGGCAACTGGAGCGAGTACGAAGCTGATCGTCGCAAGCGCCTCGGCGAAGATGCGGACAATCCGAAGCCCATCAAGTACAAGACCTTGACGAGACAATAAGGCGGAGCCTTATTGCCTCAGTAGGCAGTAGACAGTAGACAGGAAAAATGGCGGCTAGAGCCTGCCCCGGACAAGTTCCGGGATTCCGGGGTCGTCATTTTCTCTCTCGTGTCATCCTGAGCGAAGCCCGTAGGGCGAAGTCGAAGGATCCAGTGAAAATAGAAATGCTCTGGATTTATTCCAGAGCGTTTCTTTTTTTAGGGAAAAATTAAAACATCTTCACAAACATATCTTTTTCTGGCTTCCAATAAATTTTTTTATCCATTAAAAAGTCTTGGCAATACGTTCCCGGTTTTAGGAATTGATAATCTTGCCGATCTGTTTCGAGTTGAGTCACTTTGTTGTATTTGAAAGTCCTTACATAGCCTGGATTCATACAGTACATTACGCTTACTTTTTCAAGCTTGCCTAGTGCAAGATCAAATGCGGGTACGACTTCATTAATCCCTTGTTCTATTTTTGCAAGAAATGCAGCTTGTTTGTTTTCGCAATCCAATTCAATTTCGGGTGTTATATCGGAATTGATGTCAATTGAGTCCTGCACTGCTTTGATTGCTGTTGCTACAAGGCAAAGGGCTTTCATGTTAAATAATTTGTAGATGCTATAAGTTGTTGCTTCAGTTTGGTTTCCTGGGTCTTCAGGATAGTAGGTTTTTGCTTTCCATAAGCTATCTGTAACCATTAGATAGTTTGAAACAATACCTTTATCATTTCGACAGAGTACTTTTCTTGGGGCATAGATTGTGCAGTCGGCAAAAGAGCATATTGCTAATAGGAGCGTTAATAAGATGAGTTTCTTTTTCATGTTGTAAAAGATAATTTTTTTTACTTGAAACGTTTGCTTGGAATAGCAATTTTATAACCCATATAACATAAAGTATCTAATTTAAGTTCAATCTTCTTTAAACAAAAAGTTTGTTGGATTTTCAAGGAAATCGCGAAGGAAAAATTCGTTTAAAACGCCCACCAAATGCCGAGTCCTCCTAAAGCCGCCATGCCTAAGCCGCTGCCTATCATCGTCCCTGCTTTATCTTGATAGTCTTCGTCGTGTTTTTTATCAAGTCCGATACCTGTGAAGGCAATTCCCAAAATAACAAATCCAACTGAATATACGCCTACGAGGATTTTTAATACGGAAAAATCGTGCTCTGGAGTTTCTTCTGTTGTAAAGTCCGAGGCCGCCATTGTGCGGTCTTCTTGCATCTTTAGGACCATCGGTGGCGTAAGGGACACCGCAAAAGAGCTTGAAACAAGCAAAGAAAGACTTAGAATAAACGCAGCCAGAAATTTCATATGGGAAAATATAAATACTTTTGTCGACCTGCAGTCATACCGTTGCTTTAAAGATCGGTAAGCCCATACTTCTCTCTTAATTCCTTCTTCTCGTATCCCTTCACGACTTCGAGTACGTTGCCGCCGGAAAGATCGATCGCTGCGGCCATATTGAAATCAAGTTTGATGTGAGAGTGCTTTACATAGATGAGGGCTTGGACTACGTTTTGTACATTACCGCCGGCAAGGTAATGAGCTTCAAGTTTTTCCATGTCAATTGGGATGTGTGCTTTGCAACTTCTGATGTGTGCATCGACGATTGCTTCTAGCGGAACCCTGCGTAGCAGCATGCCAATAAGATGAAAAAAGCGCACGTTCGTATTTGCGTTTGAAAATTTGCCTTGGAGCCACAGCGAAAAAACGTTAAAGTGGTTCAAAATTACGAGAATTATGAAGAAAATGGCAAGTACTATAATTAGAATGGGAGTGACTGTCATAGTTTCATTAATATAATCTCTTTTTTCTATTGAAGTGCGGTTTTCTCGGTTTCGACACCCTTTCCGGTTCTATTTCGCTAAAACTCAATTCTCTCCGGGAACGCTTCTTTTCTCATGATTCCCCACATCTTGTCAATGTAAGAGAGCGTGTAGAATTGTTCGTAGTAATGATAGTAAAAAGCGCCCTTCATGGTCGTGGAATAGATTCCGTTTTCTTTTGTCAAAAATCCGAGTTTCTGCGCTAGCCAGAAATCAAAGCCGTACATTTTCTGGAGCGGGACTCCAAAGAACTGCTCGAATTTCTTTTCGTCCAGTTGCATGCTGTAAAGCGTCCAGAACAGGTAATATACCATCCTCTGCCTTGGCGTGAAGCGGATGGTCAATGAGGTCGGCAGCTTATCGCTGTCAATCCTCTTGCAGTATTCTTCTACGGAAAAGGTATTTATCTTGAATTGCTTTTGAAGGAGCGTCGTGGCGGAACATCCGAATCCGAGGAAACTGTCACGGGTCATGGAAGAATACTTGGCTTCTTTCTTGTTCGAAAAAGTCCAGATGGAACTGCGGTGGTAACCTTTTTCGTTGAAGTAGGCGGTGATTCGGTCTAGCAGCTCCTTTTTCTGCTTTTTCGGCATCGTTTTTACTTTGCTTTTGGTAAAGGAAAAATCGATGAACGGGTAAATCGCCACGTGGTTGGCGCCGCTTGCGAATGCGGTGTCTACGTCCGCTTTGATGTCTTCGTAGGTCTGGTCGGGGAGCGCGAAGATGAAGTCCATGGAAACCGTTTCGAATTCCACGGCGCTTAGGGCTTCTTTTAATTTGTTTGCGTCAACTTGCTTTCGCCCGAGAATGTTCTGGTATTTCTCCTGGAATGACTGGATGCCTATGCTGATTTTTGTAACGCCCGCATCTTTCAGTTTTTGGAGTGTCTCGATATTTACGTTGTCGGGGTGCAGTTCGGCGCCGATGCCTTCGGTCACGGTAAAATGTTCCCGAATCGCTTCGATGATTTCGCTGATTCTATCCGCAATTAGGGCTGGTGTGCCGCCACCAAAATACAGGCTGGTCGTTTCCTTCTTGCCTTTGTATTGACCACCGACTTTGTGGATTTCCCTTATCAACGCGTCAATGTACCTGTCGCATAAATCCTTGTTGTAAACGATCTTGCAATAGGGGCAGAATGTGCAGATGCTTTTGCAGAAAGGGATGTGGACATAGAGCCCGAGATTCTCACATTCCTCGAAGGGGAGAATCTCGTCGTATTCGTTTTTGAATAAAAAAGGCTTAATGGACCGGGTCAGCCACGCTCTTGTTAAAGTCGTTCTCAAACTCATTCAAAAAACTCTCGTTAGCTTATACGTACTTGAGGTATGTCCTTACCGCTTCGAAGGCGATTTTCAAATTGCCCCTGAAAAGCAGGGTGTATTCCGCGACAAAGAAGTAGCCACATTCTTCGCAAAGTCCCGGAACGTCGATGCACCTTCCGCATACCGAAATCTTGCCATCTTCAATAACTAGGCACTGATAACATGGGGTGGGGAAGCTGTTGTTGACGAGGTACGGGAGCGATGCTTTGAGATTGAATATCGGGTAGCCTTTGTCCATCATCTGCAAGATGGTGTCTGCTATTTTCTGCTTTTCTTCTTTGGACAGGAAAAGGTTTCTCGTGTCGGGATAAGGCGTGTGGAAATTGAACGAGACCGCCCTCACGTTTTTCGTGTCCTTCGCAATCTGGCAGACGTCCCGCACAGCGTCTTTGTTGATTTGGTTGATGGCCATGTAGAAGCAGATGTTGTCCGCAGTGGCGTTCTTGACATTCTCCATGATGGTATCGAACGTGTTGCCTCTGATGGCGTTATGGCGTTCCCTGTCGCCGTCAAGGCTTAAGAGAATCAAGTCCGCTTCGGGCAAGTCGATGGGCTGCGTTCCGTTCGTGACCACGTTGACAATCATGAAGCCCATTCTCTTGGCTTCGATGACCAGATCCCTGACTGTCAAATCGCCGTCTCTCCACAAGAACGTTTCGCCGCCGCAGAAGAATAGAATCCGCGCGCCCATGTCGTACAATGTCTGCATCTCCTTTTTGATCTGGGTGTAGGGATGCATGATTGAAGTGATGTTGTTGACGGAACAGTGCTTGCATTTCAGGTTGCAGCGGTCGGTTACGATGACGGTGCCTAAAATCGGATCTTTCTTTTTGAAAAGGACTGTCTTTAGCCAGAAGTTCGCGAAGTAAATGAAGGACGAGATTTTCATTAAAATTTTCCTTTGACAAATGCATCTTTATCACTAACTCGTTAAGATATTATACAAAAAAGTGGACGTTGCGGAGTTGATTTTGTTTTTTGGCGTTTTTTTACGTGACTTTTTGAAAAAAAAGATTGTTTTTTACGTAAAATTTAGAATAAAATAACTAAATTGAGCCGCTGTAATTGATTTTTGGTGACTTTGTGTGGATTTTGGAGGCTGAGAAAGTGTATTTTGGATGAATTTTGGGGCAAAAAAAGAACTTAGCTCGGAAAAAATGCATAATTATTACGTATAACGTAAAAATTTTACGTAACAAAATAGAAAAATTGGCATTTTTTTACGTAAAAAATGGCGTTTTTTCATAATCAGACTTTTTTTCAGGCCTTTCGCTTTGCAGAATTTTGCTTTCGTGATGATTAAACTATCTTTTGGTTAAATATCGCATTCTTAATCACCAACCACTGTTTACTAACCACTAGCACTGACCTCATTGCTCACAACCTCTATGCTCCATGTTTTTAAACACGAACTTCGTTTGATTTTCAGGGATCCGCGTTTCTGGATCCCGTTCATCATCCCGCCGGTGATTCTTGCGGCGAGCCAGGCGATTGCAGTGTCGCGTTACGGTGGCGAGATTATGCAGGGCATGGAAAGCTACATGATGCTTTTGCTCGGCTGCCTGATGGCTCCGATGGGTGCACCCTTGGCGGGCGATTCTTTTGCCGGCGAGCGCGAACGCAATTCGCTGGAACTTTTGCAGCTCTCTCCGATTGCGCCTGCGAAACTCTTTTGGGGCAAGCTGTTTGCGATTCTCCCGTTCCCTCTGGTGTTTGCGCTTTTGGCGCAGCTTGGCTACTGGTTCTCGCATTCCGAGATTTCAACGACTGCGGCGGTGGCATCAATGCTTGGTGCGCTCTCGGCGGTGCTTTTGACGACGGCGTTTTCTCTGATGGTTTCGCTTCGCGTAAAAACCGTCCGTGCGGCGACTCACATGACGTTGTTCTTTATTGTTCCTCTTCTTTTGTTAGTGCAAATGGGGCATGAGGTATTTTTGCAGGGCTTGCTTTTGCCGGTTGCAATTCTGGTATTGTCTACTATAATTAGCGTTTCTGTGACTGTTGCGGGAATGCGAAAATTTGTAAGTTTATAGATTACGATATAAATAAAAAAGGAGAAATGAAATGAAAAAAATTTTGTTTGCACTTGGAATGCTTGCAATGTTTACTGTTACCGCCTGCGATGATTCCGCATCGAGTGGCGATAGTAATGGTTCCGGTTCAAATACAACGAGCAAAACGACAGGAAGTTTCCCGCCGAATGGGGACGAAGGCTTCTATTGCGATGTTACGGATGGCACAAATGCAGATGGCTCGTACTGGAAGCAGATTAAGGTGAATATTCCGAAATACAAAGGCCATGTGGAAAAATTTACGTTTGACCAAAACGGCACTGGGACTCAGTATTACGAAGACTCCTTTTTTTATACAACGTCTTATGAAAAAACGGCCATGTGCTTGGAGTATGAAGACGGGTTAAAAGAAAACTCACACAAGAGAAATTATACCGAAACTTATTGTGGAAACGGATTCTATTATTTTGTTATTAGCTTCCAGAACTTACACTTGGAAACGCTTCATTCGCAGGTGGACGATTACGAAGATGATTGCAAAGATTACGAAAAGAAGTGGAAAGACGGCGATTACGACGAATTCATAGAAAAAAGGACTTGGAGATAATCTATAAGGAGAATGCCTCCGCTCTTAGCGGAGGCATTCAAATAGGGTAACTATAAGCCGGGTTCTGTACTCCAATGTTGCCATCGGAGCGATGACCATCTCTCTGGACGAATCGTTACCGACCGCCTCAAGCGACCTACCCGGATATCCAGCTGGCACGGGCCGCACCAGGTCCTTGCGGACGGAATCCTGCTTGGTCTTGCACCGGATGAGGTTTACCTAGCCACTCCTGTCACCAGTCGCGCGGTGAGCTCTTACCTCGCCGTTTCACCCTTACCTGCATTGCTGCGGGCGGTCTATTCTCTGTTGCACTTTCTGTCGCGTTTCCGCGCCTGGACGTTATCCAGCATCATGCCCTGCGGTGCCCGGACTTTCCTCCAGCCGTGAAGCCGGCGGCCATCCGCTACCCGCCATGAAATTTAGAAAAAGCGAAGGAAATGTGCAAGAGCTTTTGAGTTGCTAGTTCTGTGTTACAGAGGCCACTTTGTGGCAGTTCCGAGTTCTAAGTTACAGAGGCTGCTTTGCGGCAGTTCCAAGTTACTAGAGAATTTCATATTAAAGTATTCTATTAACTAGTGACTAGTAACTAAATCGAAGGTTCTTCAAATGCATTTTTCTAAGTTCTAGGTTCTAAGTTCTAAGCTCTAATTTTGTATATTGTATCCGTGAAAAATTTATTGTTTAGTTTGTTTTGCCTTTCGTCTGCTGCGCTTGCCGCTGCTGATGCTGTTTCTGTTGATTCTGCAACTTCTCCTGCGACCGAAATTGGTATGGATTCTGCTTCGTCTGAAACTGTGGATTCCAATGCCGTGTTCCGCGTAGATAAAATTCGCTACCATATTGGCGATGCGTTTGACGATTCAAAGGCTCATTCGAAATACGACCGCTGGGCGTATGATATTTTGAATTTGGTGCATATCGAAACGCGAGAGGTGACTGTCCGTAAGCTTTTGCTTTTTGATAAAGGAGACTTTGTCAATCTGAATTTGCTGCTCGAAGCGGAACGTTTTTTGCGCAGCCAGAAGTTCCTTTCGGATGCCAATATTTCTGTATCTAGCGAAGAAGGCAAAAATATTGTGGATGTTCAGACGAGCGATAACTGGACGTTGACGATACCTTTTGCTCTTGGTTTTTCGGGGAGTGAATGGAGCTACGATAACTTAGTTTGGGGTATTGGCGTTCAGGAAAGCAATTTCCTTGGGCTTGGTCAAAAGCTCGGCTTTTACTTTGGACATGACGAGTTCCGTGACATGTGGCAGTTGGAATATGGCGACCCGCATTTCCTTTTCCGTTATAACCATTTGGATTTCTTGTATAGCTACAATACGGATGGATACCTTGCACATTGGAAAATGTATGTGCCGTACCTTAGCCGCGGAGTGAACCAGTGGGCTTACACTCTCGAAGGTTTAAAGAATAAGCGCAATGTCTTTTACTATGGTCGCGGAGAACTTCCATCGGGCGCAAAAATTTATGATTATACGCACAATAGGGCGTTCCTCAATCAATTAGAAATTACCCGTAAGGATCCGGACTACAAGAAAAAGAGCGAACGTGAAATCGATTCGATTGCTACGGATAAATACCTCAACTCGCTCTCGCGTTACAACGGTAAAAAATCTGTGAAGCTTATGGCGATTGAGGATTTTATTACCGATTCCTTGAGTTTCCGATTCAGCCGCTCGTTTGGTGGATCGCAACGCAAGCTCTACTTGGGTGCGACTTATGATTACCTGCGAGAAACGGCAAAGAAAGGCCGAGTATTGCCTTATCCGTTTATTTATGGTGATGATGTGTATGCCATTGATTCTGCAAGTGCTGTAAATGAATGGACTCAGGAACGCAAGGATTCCCGCCTTGGCTTTTATATCATGTACTCCAATTTGCGTTACGAAAAAATCAAGAATTTCCACAACGCCAGATGGACCGAAGATATAGATAAAGGATTTACTGTCAAGGCGCAGCTTTCGAAAAATTACGAACAGCTAGGAGCCAACAATAACGACATTCGTTTGGATTTTTGGACGGACCTTTATCTCGGACGCCAGAATCATCATTTGACATTGAATTCGTACATGTATTTTTATTTGGATCATGGAAAGCGTCATGATTTTTATGGTCGTTTGAATGGCGAGTACATTTTCCATCCGAGTACGCGTTTCTCAACGGCGCTGTCGGGACTTGTAGACTTGTATGATGATGCCAAGTTGGGCTACCAGTTGACACTTGGCGGTTCTGATGGCTTTGTTGGATTCCCGACGGGATTCTATGCGGGGCAGGCTCGCGTTTATGGCAATTTGGAACAGCGCTGGTTCCCTGATTTTGAAATTCTTACGCTTGCGCCTGTTGTTGTTGCGTTTGGAAGCGTTGGCGAAACGGCTCCGTCGATTAAAGATATTAGGCGTAAGGATTTGATTTATGTCCTTGGTTTGGGTGTTCGTTTTGTACAGACAAAGTCTATTACTCGTTTGATCAACAAGATTGACGTGAGCATTCCGTTGAATGGTAAACTCAAAGGAACGCCTCATTATTCTGTGACCACATCGTATTCCTTGTAATTTTGTAGACAAACTTTTTTAAGAAGAGAGAACATGGCGATAGACGAAGAAAAAAATCAAGACGAGGCTGCTCGCGAAAATCGTCGGAGAAGGGCTCGCGAAGTCAAGTGCATTTTTATGCGTGTTGAAATTATCATCGGTGTTATAGCCATGATTGCGGGTGCTTGGCTTACGGTTCTTGTGTGGAACGAAGGTTATTTCCCGGGCGCTTTGATGCTTGTGATGACTGGCGCTATTAACGTTTTTTTGGCTGCAAAGGAATTGATAAATCCGACAGATCATATATTGCATTGGCAGTCGGTTTTCTTTTTGATTGTACGCCGTGCGATGTTCTTTTTGAATGTCGTGCTGATTGCGTTGGTATTTGGCACCATGACGCGTTTGCTTTAAGCGAATGCGCGTGGTGCGTTAAATGGCGTGCTAATGAACTCCGTCTTCGTTGGCGGAAGGCTTTTCGTTATACCAGGCTTGAATTTTTTCTTTGGCGGTTTCGTTGAATGCAGAACCGTCTTTTAATATGTGGTCGGCGCGTTCGAGCGTTTGCGAAATGAGTTCTTGGTCGTGGATCCAGTCAAACCAGCGGAATACCCAAGCGCCGCTTTGTTCGTTGCCTTCGAGGTTGCCGGCGCCGCGCGTTTTGAGGTCGAGTTCCGCGATTTCGAACCCGTCTTCGGTGGCGGCAAATTGCGATAGGCGTTCCATGCTTGTTTCAGCGGCTTCGCCTTCGGGAATCATCAAGAAGCACCAGGCTTCTTGATTACCGCGACCGACGCGTCCGCGCAGCTGGTGGAGCTGCGCCAGACCGAATCGGTCTGGCTGGTCGATGACCATCAGGTTTGCTGTTGGAACGTTCACGCCGACTTCGATAACGGTGGTTGCAACTAGGATCTGGATTTCGCCGGCGGCAAAGCGCTTGATGATTTCATCGCGTTCGCGGTCGTCCATTTGCCCGTGGACGCCGGCGACTTTGAGCCTGGCAATATTTGCATCGGTGTGGCCGAAGGCGGCGATAAAAGAACGCATTTCGTTCACGATGTCATCGACACTGCGGGCGTTTCCGTCGTTTGCGGCTGAATCCGTGGAACTGCCCGCGAAACCTGCCGAATTAGTTGAACTGCCCACGGATCCTGCCGCGCTTCCTGAGTTGGATGCGCCGGAGCCATCCGCATTCACGCGACTTGCAATCCAGTAACAGAGGTTCCCGCCGGCGGCTTCCTTACAAATAAATTGCTTCATCGATTCGCGTTTCGCGGCGTTCACGAGTCGTGTCTTGATGGGCTTACGGCCTGCGGGCTTTTCCTTAATGCTGATGACTTTCAGGTCGCCATACAGTGTCATGGCGAGGCTTCGCGGAATCGGCGTAGCGCTCATTACGAGCATGTCGGGGTAATCGCCTTTGGCGAGAAGCGCTTCGCGCTGGCTTACGCCGAAACGGTGTTGCTCATCGATGATGACAAATCCGAGTTTTGCAAAATAAACGTCTTTGCTGAACAGCGCGTGCGTGCCAATAACAACGTTGCAGAGGCCCATTTGCAGTTCACCGAGAATGACTTTCTTTTCGGCGGCGGGGGTT
Proteins encoded in this window:
- a CDS encoding flotillin-like FloA family protein, whose translation is MTVTPILIIVLAIFFIILVILNHFNVFSLWLQGKFSNANTNVRFFHLIGMLLRRVPLEAIVDAHIRSCKAHIPIDMEKLEAHYLAGGNVQNVVQALIYVKHSHIKLDFNMAAAIDLSGGNVLEVVKGYEKKELREKYGLTDL
- a CDS encoding ABC transporter permease, which produces MLHVFKHELRLIFRDPRFWIPFIIPPVILAASQAIAVSRYGGEIMQGMESYMMLLLGCLMAPMGAPLAGDSFAGERERNSLELLQLSPIAPAKLFWGKLFAILPFPLVFALLAQLGYWFSHSEISTTAAVASMLGALSAVLLTTAFSLMVSLRVKTVRAATHMTLFFIVPLLLLVQMGHEVFLQGLLLPVAILVLSTIISVSVTVAGMRKFVSL
- a CDS encoding ATP-dependent DNA helicase RecG, with protein sequence MDLANLPGLGPKRLEKLNKSGLNSITDLLYNIPRTYLDQTKVSKIADLHDGDRAVVIGIITRAGIVKGRMSRFMAVLTDGTGEIQLLFFRGTRFIANKVKPGTRWLVSGVVGSYRGLQLVHPDMQPFDEGEAFNGQILPVYPISEICREAKMEQRFFRNLYKTIFNFPGLTLPNACPHELTDYLHFAPVMDNLRALHMPKDFDSIYKAKRELKILELLPFCLRMVKRRENQKIRGHERQIDLGNVMAAKARLPFQLTTGQDAALSTIIDGLNGKKQFHALLQGDVGCGKTVVAMLAIMAVCGAGEQCALMVPTDILARQHFKSLKPFFDAAGIRVHLLVGATPAAEKKVILGELQMGLCNVVIGTHALFSKDVYFAKLGFVIIDEQHRFGVSQREALLAKGDYPDMLVMSATPIPRSLAMTLYGDLKVISIKEKPAGRKPIKTRLVNAAKRESMKQFICKEAAGGNLCYWIASRVNADGSGASNSGSAAGSVGSSTNSAGFAGSSTDSAANDGNARSVDDIVNEMRSFIAAFGHTDANIARLKVAGVHGQMDDRERDEIIKRFAAGEIQILVATTVIEVGVNVPTANLMVIDQPDRFGLAQLHQLRGRVGRGNQEAWCFLMIPEGEAAETSMERLSQFAATEDGFEIAELDLKTRGAGNLEGNEQSGAWVFRWFDWIHDQELISQTLERADHILKDGSAFNETAKEKIQAWYNEKPSANEDGVH
- a CDS encoding coproporphyrinogen-III oxidase family protein, which gives rise to MSLRTTLTRAWLTRSIKPFLFKNEYDEILPFEECENLGLYVHIPFCKSICTFCPYCKIVYNKDLCDRYIDALIREIHKVGGQYKGKKETTSLYFGGGTPALIADRISEIIEAIREHFTVTEGIGAELHPDNVNIETLQKLKDAGVTKISIGIQSFQEKYQNILGRKQVDANKLKEALSAVEFETVSMDFIFALPDQTYEDIKADVDTAFASGANHVAIYPFIDFSFTKSKVKTMPKKQKKELLDRITAYFNEKGYHRSSIWTFSNKKEAKYSSMTRDSFLGFGCSATTLLQKQFKINTFSVEEYCKRIDSDKLPTSLTIRFTPRQRMVYYLFWTLYSMQLDEKKFEQFFGVPLQKMYGFDFWLAQKLGFLTKENGIYSTTMKGAFYYHYYEQFYTLSYIDKMWGIMRKEAFPERIEF
- a CDS encoding radical SAM protein: MKISSFIYFANFWLKTVLFKKKDPILGTVIVTDRCNLKCKHCSVNNITSIMHPYTQIKKEMQTLYDMGARILFFCGGETFLWRDGDLTVRDLVIEAKRMGFMIVNVVTNGTQPIDLPEADLILLSLDGDRERHNAIRGNTFDTIMENVKNATADNICFYMAINQINKDAVRDVCQIAKDTKNVRAVSFNFHTPYPDTRNLFLSKEEKQKIADTILQMMDKGYPIFNLKASLPYLVNNSFPTPCYQCLVIEDGKISVCGRCIDVPGLCEECGYFFVAEYTLLFRGNLKIAFEAVRTYLKYV